One Burkholderia sp. 9120 genomic window, GTGATCCGCAGCGCGCCGGTGCGCCAGCCGGCCGCGCCACGACGCTGGTGGTGGTCGGGCGCGGCGGTGGCGGGCGTCGGCCTGCTGGGCGGCGCGGCCGGCGCGTTCGCCGTGTCGTTCTTCGTGCTGACCGAATCGGTGCCGCCGGTGCATGAGTCTTCTTATTTAACTTCGAGCTTCGGTGGGACCTCCGCCGATTGGAGCGGCGAATGAACGGCCGGTCATTGAAATTCGTGCTGGCGGCGTCGCTGGTGGTCAATGTGTTTCTGTTCGGCGCGATCGTGGGCGGCGCGTATCAGTGGCTCGCGGCGCATCGCGCGACGGCGGCGGTGACGGCGCAGCAGCGCGCGCTGCGCTTCGCCGCCGAGCCGTTGTCCGCCGAGCGGCAGCAGGCCTTTATCGCCGGCTTGAAGCAGGCGCGCCGCGACGGGCGCGACTTTGCCCGCGAGGGTAAGGAAGGGCGTCGTGAAGTGTTGCGCCTGCTGGCCGCGCCGCAGTTCGATCGCGCGGCGCTGGACGCGGCGCTCGCCCGCACGCGCGCCGCCGACAGCAATCTGCGCGCGAACGTGGAAGGCAGCGTGGCGGATTTCGCGGCGACGCTGTCGCCCGAGGAGCGCGTCGAGTTCGCCGACAGCCTGAAGGTGCGCGGTCAATGGCGCGAAACCGCGCCGGCGCCGAAGAAGAAGCCGCCCGATCAGCCGAACCAGGCCAACTCGCAGAACCCGCCGAACCCGACTTCGAGCGGATCGTCGGCGAATTAAAACGGCGTCACACGCGACGGATTTTCACGCGCGGGCCGTTTAAACCCTATCGAACGCCGAAGAGGATGGTATGGCCAACTCACCGAACCTGAATGCCGCCGCGATTGCACTGAATCGCTTCGGCCTGGGCGCGCGGGCCGACGACACGCCGCCCGCCGACCCGAAGGGCTGGTTGCTCGCGCAACTGGAGCAGTACCAGCCGCGGCCGGCCGCGTGGGCGAGCCAGCC contains:
- a CDS encoding periplasmic heavy metal sensor, producing MNGRSLKFVLAASLVVNVFLFGAIVGGAYQWLAAHRATAAVTAQQRALRFAAEPLSAERQQAFIAGLKQARRDGRDFAREGKEGRREVLRLLAAPQFDRAALDAALARTRAADSNLRANVEGSVADFAATLSPEERVEFADSLKVRGQWRETAPAPKKKPPDQPNQANSQNPPNPTSSGSSAN